A window of Desulforhopalus sp. contains these coding sequences:
- the prmC gene encoding peptide chain release factor N(5)-glutamine methyltransferase, translating into MRLVELLESAALQLEKAGVAESQLEARLLLEACLAKTRTELFLLGQTEVPVEDEARYIDLINRRKQREPVAYILKEQEFWSMQFLVTPAVLIPRPETEFLLDRVLALVNPQNLRRGHLLDLCCGSGVIATVLARETGEDVFAVDLSRAALAVTRSNLQRHNLLARVAMVQADLFSAFSHNRQFSLIVSNPPYVSSFDIEHTLEPEVAEHEPRLALDGGDGGMDIIRRIRRDVSQFMCPGGQLFMEIGADQGEEVRLLFAEEFDGSPAFEKVDILVDYADRDRVLHATIRNN; encoded by the coding sequence ATGCGTCTTGTTGAACTCCTTGAATCCGCTGCGTTACAGCTAGAAAAGGCGGGTGTAGCGGAATCTCAGCTTGAAGCTCGGCTTCTCCTTGAGGCCTGTTTGGCAAAAACACGAACTGAGCTGTTTCTTCTTGGTCAAACAGAGGTACCGGTTGAGGATGAAGCACGATATATTGACCTTATAAATCGCCGGAAGCAACGAGAGCCGGTCGCATATATACTTAAAGAACAAGAATTTTGGTCAATGCAATTTCTTGTTACCCCGGCAGTCCTTATTCCCAGACCCGAAACCGAGTTTCTCCTCGATCGGGTGCTAGCACTCGTTAATCCACAGAACCTTAGGCGTGGTCACCTCCTTGATCTTTGCTGCGGCAGCGGTGTCATTGCCACGGTCCTTGCAAGAGAAACTGGTGAGGATGTGTTTGCTGTCGATCTCTCCCGTGCGGCACTTGCGGTGACACGAAGTAATTTGCAGCGCCACAATCTATTGGCGCGAGTTGCGATGGTGCAGGCCGATCTTTTCTCAGCTTTTTCACATAATCGACAGTTTTCTCTCATAGTGTCGAATCCGCCCTATGTGAGCAGCTTTGATATAGAGCATACCCTTGAGCCCGAAGTTGCCGAACATGAACCGAGGCTTGCCCTTGATGGGGGTGACGGAGGGATGGATATTATCCGGAGAATACGCCGGGATGTATCCCAGTTTATGTGCCCCGGGGGACAGTTATTTATGGAAATCGGTGCGGATCAGGGTGAAGAGGTACGTTTACTTTTTGCCGAAGAGTTCGATGGATCTCCAGCTTTTGAAAAAGTTGACATACTCGTCGACTATGCCGATCGGGACAGGGTTTTGCATGCAACAATTAGAAATAACTAA
- the rpmE gene encoding 50S ribosomal protein L31, whose protein sequence is MKEGIHPEYHTINAVCACGNQVELGSIMKEMRVEICSACHPFFTGKQKLIDSAGRIEKFKQRYAQHYAKLDKGKS, encoded by the coding sequence ATGAAAGAAGGAATTCATCCAGAGTATCACACCATTAACGCGGTTTGCGCTTGTGGCAACCAAGTGGAATTGGGGTCGATCATGAAAGAGATGAGAGTGGAGATTTGTTCTGCCTGTCATCCCTTTTTCACCGGAAAACAGAAACTTATCGATTCAGCGGGACGTATAGAGAAGTTTAAACAGCGCTATGCTCAACATTATGCCAAGTTAGACAAAGGCAAGTCCTGA
- the prfA gene encoding peptide chain release factor 1: MFERFADLDDKISDLEGRLSDPQLVNNQKEYQKVVREHSHLAKLNAKYREYMKVQQEIQENKAILFDESEDQEMRELAKLELDVLAEKEKQLDQEMKIILLPKDPNDDKNIFLEIRAGTGGDEAALFAGDLFRMYSRFAENMGWRVEVMSSNPIGIGGFKEIIALISGEQVYSKLKYESGVHRVQRVPETETQGRIHTSAVTVAILPEVDEVELNIDMNELKFDVFRSSGPGGQSVNTTDSAVRVTHLPTGLVVICQDEKSQHKNKAKALVVLRARLLDQMERERHDKISMDRKSQVGSGDRSERIRTYNFPQGRMTDHRINLTLYKLDSIISGKIEDVIFPLIAHDQAEKLKGIQ, translated from the coding sequence ATGTTTGAAAGATTTGCTGACCTCGACGACAAGATTTCTGACCTTGAAGGCCGGTTGTCCGATCCGCAGCTGGTAAACAACCAAAAGGAGTATCAAAAGGTTGTTCGTGAGCATTCCCATTTGGCAAAACTCAATGCCAAGTACCGCGAGTACATGAAGGTCCAGCAGGAAATTCAAGAAAACAAAGCAATCCTATTTGATGAGTCGGAAGATCAAGAGATGCGGGAGCTTGCCAAGCTGGAGCTAGACGTGTTGGCAGAGAAGGAAAAGCAACTTGATCAAGAGATGAAGATAATTCTTCTCCCAAAAGATCCAAACGATGACAAAAACATCTTTCTTGAGATCAGAGCAGGAACAGGTGGAGATGAGGCGGCCCTTTTTGCCGGGGATTTGTTCAGGATGTACAGTCGCTTTGCCGAAAATATGGGCTGGCGGGTTGAGGTCATGAGTTCGAATCCCATCGGTATCGGCGGTTTTAAGGAGATCATTGCCCTGATCAGTGGTGAACAGGTCTATTCAAAACTGAAGTATGAAAGCGGTGTGCACCGCGTGCAACGAGTTCCCGAAACGGAAACTCAAGGCCGAATACACACCTCGGCGGTTACCGTGGCAATTTTGCCTGAGGTCGATGAAGTAGAGTTGAATATCGATATGAATGAGTTGAAGTTTGATGTCTTCCGCTCCTCCGGTCCGGGTGGCCAATCGGTAAATACCACCGATTCCGCTGTCCGGGTTACCCATCTGCCAACAGGTCTTGTCGTTATTTGTCAGGATGAAAAGTCGCAGCATAAAAACAAGGCAAAGGCGCTTGTTGTCCTTCGGGCACGCTTGCTTGATCAAATGGAACGGGAGCGGCATGATAAAATTTCCATGGATCGAAAGAGTCAGGTCGGTAGCGGCGATAGAAGTGAAAGAATTCGCACCTATAACTTCCCACAGGGGCGGATGACTGACCATCGCATCAACCTTACCCTCTATAAACTTGACTCGATAATTAGCGGAAAAATCGAAGACGTCATTTTTCCATTGATTGCCCACGACCAAGCGGAAAAACTCAAGGGCATACAATAA
- the rho gene encoding transcription termination factor Rho — MNLAELKLMKIGELVQLGRSLKVEGYSALRKQELIFAILKAQSDKDGKMRGNGVLEILPDGFGFLRAPDYNYLPGPDDIYVSPSQIRRLNLRTGDTVEGLVRAPKEGERYFALLKVDSVNFDPPEAAKQKTLFGNLTPLHPNEAFTLEWQPDNISMRIMDMFAPIGKGQRGLIVAPPRTGKTVLMQKIANSIVRNHKEVYLIVLLIDERPEEVTEMTRSVKTAEVVSSTFDEPPQRHIQVAEMVIEKAKRLVEHKKDVVILLDSITRLARAYNTVTPASGKILSGGVEANALHRPKRFFGAARNIEEGGSLTILATALIETGSRMDEVIFEEFKGTGNMELILDRKMADKRIFPAIDLKRSGTRKEDLLIKPEALNRIWILRKLLNSMNPADCMDFLIDKLKLQKTNADFLDSMNG; from the coding sequence ATGAATCTGGCGGAACTCAAACTGATGAAAATCGGTGAATTGGTGCAGCTAGGCCGATCATTAAAGGTCGAGGGCTATAGCGCACTACGAAAACAGGAGCTCATTTTTGCAATTCTTAAAGCCCAATCCGATAAAGATGGGAAGATGCGTGGCAATGGTGTCCTGGAAATTCTTCCCGATGGTTTTGGTTTTCTGAGAGCTCCCGATTACAACTATCTTCCTGGCCCTGATGACATATACGTTTCTCCTTCGCAAATACGCAGGTTGAATCTCCGTACCGGCGATACCGTAGAAGGATTGGTTCGTGCCCCCAAAGAAGGAGAAAGATACTTTGCCTTACTAAAGGTAGACAGTGTCAATTTTGATCCGCCCGAGGCGGCAAAGCAGAAGACGTTATTTGGCAACCTGACACCGCTGCATCCCAATGAAGCGTTTACCTTGGAGTGGCAGCCGGACAACATATCCATGCGGATTATGGATATGTTTGCACCAATCGGCAAGGGGCAAAGAGGACTGATTGTGGCTCCACCGCGCACCGGAAAAACAGTTCTTATGCAGAAAATTGCCAACTCTATTGTTCGCAATCACAAGGAAGTGTATCTCATTGTTTTGTTGATTGATGAGCGACCGGAAGAAGTCACCGAAATGACGAGAAGTGTCAAGACTGCGGAGGTCGTCAGCTCGACATTTGATGAGCCGCCGCAACGGCATATTCAGGTGGCTGAAATGGTAATTGAGAAGGCGAAACGACTGGTTGAGCATAAAAAAGATGTGGTGATCCTTCTTGATTCAATCACCCGGCTTGCAAGGGCTTATAATACTGTTACCCCGGCCAGCGGCAAAATATTGTCGGGTGGTGTTGAGGCCAATGCCTTGCATCGCCCCAAACGTTTCTTTGGCGCAGCGAGGAATATCGAGGAAGGTGGAAGCTTAACAATTCTCGCCACGGCTCTTATTGAGACCGGCAGTCGGATGGATGAGGTTATCTTTGAGGAGTTTAAAGGTACCGGCAATATGGAATTGATTCTTGACCGCAAGATGGCCGATAAGCGCATTTTTCCGGCGATTGACCTTAAGCGCTCGGGTACGCGGAAAGAGGATCTGTTGATCAAACCTGAGGCCCTTAATCGGATATGGATACTGCGCAAACTTCTCAACTCAATGAATCCAGCAGATTGTATGGATTTTTTGATAGATAAATTGAAGCTGCAGAAAACCAATGCCGATTTTCTTGATTCCATGAACGGATAA
- the coaE gene encoding dephospho-CoA kinase (Dephospho-CoA kinase (CoaE) performs the final step in coenzyme A biosynthesis.): MNIAVTGGLGSGKSTAGRILAVAMAAEHIDTDELCRQQMQPGNPGFERFLQVFGTRYLNVDGTLNRMLLRQAVFSDSGVKEQLEAILHPLVRKQVADRYTHCREVERDLVVEVPLLFEVGWQHDFAVWVVVYVPEVLCVQRVSLRDGMTVDEIYRVFATQLPLAEKLAAAHFVIDNGGTFVSTVQQIAWLGKKLIAKKNA; this comes from the coding sequence ATGAATATTGCCGTGACTGGTGGGCTGGGATCGGGCAAAAGTACGGCCGGTCGTATCCTCGCTGTCGCGATGGCAGCTGAGCATATAGATACCGACGAACTTTGCCGGCAACAGATGCAGCCTGGAAATCCCGGCTTCGAGCGATTTCTACAAGTGTTCGGCACGCGATATCTCAATGTCGATGGTACCCTGAACAGAATGCTTCTTCGGCAGGCTGTCTTTTCCGATAGTGGAGTGAAAGAGCAACTTGAGGCGATTCTTCATCCTCTTGTTCGAAAACAGGTGGCGGATCGATACACACATTGCCGTGAGGTTGAACGCGATCTGGTGGTGGAGGTGCCGCTTCTTTTTGAAGTAGGGTGGCAGCATGATTTTGCCGTCTGGGTGGTTGTATATGTTCCTGAGGTTCTTTGCGTGCAGCGCGTGTCGCTCAGGGATGGAATGACCGTGGATGAGATTTACAGGGTCTTTGCTACTCAGTTACCCCTGGCGGAAAAACTTGCGGCGGCCCATTTTGTTATTGATAATGGCGGAACTTTTGTTAGTACTGTCCAGCAGATTGCTTGGCTCGGGAAAAAACTCATAGCCAAGAAAAATGCTTAG
- a CDS encoding RluA family pseudouridine synthase has product MECEIPGREPASPLGNSFQITIEASDAGMRLDQFLALTNPSLSRSVFSSSIRNGSILVDAMCRKASYRLKEGEIVSGAIEQQEMPGIIPQPVDFSIIFEDEFFLIISKPPGIVVHPGSGNSEGTLVNGLVHYCESIAAIGDGLRPGIVHRLDKDTSGIMLVAKQDSVHRKLVDDFKNRRITKEYLAILHGTLKEKSGRMVAPIGRHPVHRQKMAINESSGRYAVSNWQVLEEFSSKFSLVKLVIETGRTHQIRVHMASLGCPVAGDGVYGGNRNNSAFPRQLLHASRLVFYHPVNGQLLDHRAELWPDFTFCLEELRGNQTIGATMK; this is encoded by the coding sequence ATGGAATGTGAAATTCCAGGCCGGGAACCTGCATCGCCCCTGGGCAATTCCTTTCAAATAACAATCGAAGCATCAGATGCTGGAATGCGCCTTGACCAATTTCTTGCTCTGACCAATCCTTCGCTCTCAAGGTCGGTTTTTTCCAGTTCAATTCGTAACGGGAGTATCCTTGTCGATGCGATGTGCCGCAAGGCGAGTTATCGCCTCAAAGAAGGAGAGATTGTCAGTGGAGCTATTGAGCAACAGGAAATGCCTGGCATTATTCCGCAACCTGTTGATTTTTCCATTATATTCGAGGACGAATTCTTTCTGATTATCTCAAAACCTCCTGGAATTGTTGTGCATCCGGGAAGTGGCAATTCAGAGGGGACCCTTGTCAATGGTCTGGTTCATTACTGCGAGTCGATTGCAGCGATAGGTGATGGCCTGAGGCCCGGTATTGTTCACAGGTTGGATAAGGATACGTCTGGAATTATGCTTGTTGCCAAACAAGATTCTGTCCATCGCAAGTTGGTGGATGACTTCAAAAACCGGCGAATTACCAAAGAGTATCTAGCAATTCTTCATGGAACACTCAAAGAAAAGAGCGGGAGAATGGTCGCGCCTATTGGTCGACATCCGGTTCATCGCCAAAAGATGGCAATCAACGAGAGTAGTGGCAGATATGCCGTTAGCAACTGGCAGGTTTTGGAAGAATTTTCGTCAAAATTCAGCCTTGTTAAGCTGGTTATAGAAACCGGTAGAACGCATCAAATTCGAGTTCATATGGCAAGTCTCGGCTGTCCTGTCGCCGGTGATGGAGTTTATGGCGGTAACCGTAATAACAGTGCCTTTCCACGGCAGCTCCTCCACGCATCGAGACTGGTTTTTTATCATCCCGTAAATGGTCAGCTGTTAGACCATAGGGCCGAGCTTTGGCCTGATTTTACATTTTGTTTGGAAGAGCTCAGGGGCAATCAGACAATAGGGGCAACAATGAAATGA
- a CDS encoding ATP-binding protein produces MDLSPLIENARNTKSVDQILRNQLLWMLALRIVLYTLLMVISYVFRSARFDVIVLPPNILILLLLLVFLTTIFSAFFLMIYQGNLRKFGFAQNLLDTCFVALLVFFSGSSQSIFTSVFFFPIIAGGLILPRKGGLIAAASATLLFGSILFLEAYELYPEYLRITPPNPTVILNHFSVHGLTFFLAAVLSALFGMRLHKTENALSDSLRDFDQLTILYKQIFDNISTGIITIDVHHTITSANNAVEKITGFHHLDLLGKKLEVAFPNLDISGDNTRLTADFIKQDGNKVRIGYSHINIPPSNDPRPTQEPPHKIITLKDISEIEKLERQVRQTEKLAAIGMMSASIAHDFRNPLTAISGSAQVLANEYSSGGSENYTNFQLTTIILRESNRLIETISDFLRFSRPEIARCNWFSLRGCIEEVLQVCKVDPAWPESAQIHCDFDQKIDIWADEKEIFTVFTHLILNGLAFCPPGKECITIEAREIKDKELHEAIEISISDNGPGIEEAKREQIFEPFYTTRPEGTGLGLAIVKQTIDEHQGSIEVMCSRDGGARFTITLPLPQ; encoded by the coding sequence ATGGATCTTTCCCCCCTCATCGAAAACGCCCGGAACACCAAGAGCGTCGACCAAATTCTCAGAAATCAGCTGCTCTGGATGCTGGCGCTGCGGATTGTCCTCTATACCCTCTTGATGGTCATTAGTTATGTTTTCCGCAGCGCCCGTTTTGATGTTATCGTCCTGCCGCCCAATATCCTGATTTTACTGCTTCTGTTAGTATTCCTGACAACCATCTTCTCGGCATTTTTTTTGATGATTTATCAGGGAAATTTGCGGAAATTCGGCTTTGCCCAAAACCTCCTCGACACATGTTTCGTGGCATTGCTGGTCTTCTTTTCCGGCTCTTCGCAATCAATCTTCACCTCTGTATTCTTTTTTCCGATTATAGCCGGCGGACTGATCCTGCCAAGAAAAGGTGGACTGATTGCCGCCGCATCGGCAACTCTCCTGTTTGGAAGCATTCTCTTCCTTGAGGCTTACGAACTTTACCCAGAGTATCTGCGAATAACACCGCCGAATCCAACGGTTATCCTCAACCATTTCTCGGTTCATGGATTGACCTTCTTTCTCGCTGCGGTTCTTAGTGCCCTTTTTGGCATGCGGCTGCACAAAACCGAAAACGCCCTCTCTGATTCCTTACGGGATTTCGATCAACTGACTATTCTCTACAAACAAATCTTCGATAATATCTCTACAGGCATCATAACAATTGACGTCCACCATACGATTACCTCGGCTAACAATGCTGTCGAAAAGATTACCGGATTCCATCACCTTGATCTCTTAGGGAAAAAGCTCGAAGTAGCTTTCCCGAATCTTGATATATCGGGAGACAACACCCGCTTGACCGCCGACTTCATCAAACAAGACGGCAATAAGGTCCGAATAGGCTATTCCCATATTAATATTCCACCGTCGAACGACCCGAGGCCAACACAGGAGCCTCCGCATAAAATCATAACGTTAAAGGACATAAGTGAGATTGAAAAATTGGAACGCCAGGTCAGACAAACCGAGAAGCTCGCTGCTATCGGCATGATGAGTGCGAGTATTGCGCACGATTTCCGTAACCCTCTGACAGCTATATCGGGTTCAGCCCAGGTTCTCGCCAACGAGTATTCATCCGGCGGCTCGGAAAATTATACCAATTTCCAATTGACTACCATCATCCTCAGAGAATCAAATCGCCTCATTGAAACCATCAGCGATTTCCTGCGGTTTTCCAGGCCGGAAATCGCCCGTTGCAACTGGTTCTCTCTCCGCGGCTGCATTGAGGAAGTCCTGCAGGTCTGCAAGGTGGATCCCGCTTGGCCGGAGTCAGCGCAGATACACTGCGATTTTGATCAAAAAATCGATATCTGGGCGGATGAAAAAGAGATCTTCACAGTCTTCACCCATCTCATACTCAATGGTTTAGCTTTTTGCCCGCCAGGCAAAGAGTGCATCACCATTGAGGCCCGTGAGATAAAAGACAAGGAACTTCATGAGGCAATTGAAATTTCAATCAGTGATAATGGACCGGGGATTGAGGAGGCTAAAAGGGAACAGATCTTCGAGCCGTTTTACACGACACGCCCTGAGGGAACTGGGCTTGGCCTGGCAATAGTCAAACAGACTATTGATGAGCACCAGGGCTCTATCGAGGTGATGTGCAGCCGGGATGGAGGGGCCAGATTCACCATAACCCTCCCCCTGCCCCAATAA
- a CDS encoding sigma-54 dependent transcriptional regulator has product MASVLIVDDERSMRDFLKILLEKAGHKVSIAESGQKALALLDNQPVEVVVSDIRMPGMTGIELLETIKENFPDLPVIMITAFASPDDAVLAMKNGAFDYITKPFNVDEIKAVIESATSKTQQTKKPEDLSDCFPEIIGKSREMLKIFDMIQRVAPTPANVLIYGESGTGKELVAQAIHQHSKVAAHNFVPITCSAIPEDLMESELFGHIKGSFTGAISDKPGLFNEADGGTAFLDEIGELTPIIQTKLLRVLQEREIKPVGGTRSKRIDVRIIAATNKILEDEIRAGRFREDLFYRLAVVPMRVPALRERKEDVPLLVDYFLKKYSRQLGKEVQEISSYGLQVLMNYHFPGNVRELENIIERGVALAGSNIILPESLTFASKSTLAAPPMEKNEYDNLFQAAASEEELFDLGLEKIVDNLEKRLIAHALKKTNNSKMQAADLLRLSFRSLRYKVKKYGLS; this is encoded by the coding sequence ATGGCCTCGGTATTAATCGTCGATGACGAACGCAGTATGCGGGATTTTCTCAAGATCCTTCTGGAGAAAGCGGGGCATAAGGTGAGTATCGCCGAAAGTGGTCAAAAGGCATTGGCACTTCTCGATAATCAACCGGTGGAGGTCGTCGTCAGTGATATTCGTATGCCGGGAATGACCGGAATTGAACTCCTTGAAACGATAAAAGAGAATTTCCCCGATCTGCCGGTCATAATGATCACCGCCTTCGCGTCTCCCGATGATGCCGTTTTGGCAATGAAGAACGGGGCCTTCGATTACATCACCAAGCCGTTCAATGTTGACGAAATCAAAGCAGTAATTGAATCAGCAACCAGTAAAACCCAGCAAACTAAAAAACCAGAAGATCTCAGTGACTGTTTCCCGGAAATAATCGGGAAGAGCAGAGAAATGTTGAAAATATTCGACATGATCCAACGTGTTGCCCCGACACCGGCCAACGTCCTCATCTATGGAGAATCCGGAACCGGCAAGGAGTTGGTGGCACAAGCCATTCATCAGCATAGCAAGGTGGCTGCCCATAACTTTGTGCCAATTACCTGCAGCGCTATCCCGGAAGACCTGATGGAAAGTGAACTGTTTGGCCACATAAAGGGATCTTTCACCGGGGCGATCAGCGACAAACCGGGATTATTTAATGAGGCGGACGGCGGCACCGCCTTCCTCGACGAAATAGGTGAGTTGACGCCAATTATCCAAACAAAACTGTTGCGCGTCCTGCAGGAACGAGAGATAAAACCGGTCGGCGGAACGCGGTCAAAACGCATTGATGTCCGGATCATTGCCGCCACCAACAAGATTCTTGAAGATGAAATCCGCGCGGGAAGGTTCAGAGAGGATCTTTTTTACCGTCTGGCAGTTGTTCCGATGCGGGTACCGGCGCTCCGCGAGCGAAAGGAAGATGTCCCCTTGTTGGTCGACTACTTCCTAAAGAAATATTCCCGGCAGCTTGGTAAAGAAGTCCAAGAAATCTCCTCCTATGGTCTGCAGGTATTAATGAATTACCATTTTCCGGGCAATGTTCGGGAATTGGAGAACATTATCGAACGAGGGGTTGCCCTGGCCGGATCGAACATCATCCTCCCTGAAAGCCTGACTTTCGCCAGCAAAAGCACGCTGGCAGCCCCGCCTATGGAAAAGAATGAATACGACAATCTCTTTCAAGCAGCCGCAAGTGAAGAGGAACTCTTCGATTTGGGGCTTGAAAAAATTGTCGACAATCTGGAAAAGCGCCTCATAGCCCATGCCTTGAAAAAAACCAACAATTCAAAGATGCAGGCCGCCGATCTTTTGCGCCTTAGCTTTCGTTCCCTGCGATATAAAGTCAAGAAATACGGATTGAGTTGA
- a CDS encoding CarD family transcriptional regulator: MFSEGDMAVYPAHGVGVIKAVETKKIGGIDQSFYILEILDNSMRIMIPTASSKNVGLRAIVGKSEVSNVFDILADRSVALGTQTWNRRYRDYMEKIKTGSVHEVAVVLRDLFLLSVDKDLSYGERKMLDTAKNLLVKELSLAQDTEEAAVSKTIDALFS; encoded by the coding sequence GTGTTTTCTGAAGGTGATATGGCTGTCTATCCAGCTCATGGTGTTGGTGTAATTAAGGCCGTCGAAACGAAGAAAATCGGTGGAATTGACCAATCTTTCTATATTTTGGAAATTCTTGATAACAGCATGAGAATTATGATACCCACCGCGAGCAGTAAAAACGTTGGGTTGCGTGCCATTGTCGGGAAGAGTGAGGTGAGTAATGTCTTCGATATATTGGCGGATCGATCTGTCGCATTGGGTACCCAGACGTGGAACAGGCGATATCGTGATTATATGGAGAAAATTAAAACCGGTTCAGTCCATGAAGTTGCCGTTGTGTTAAGAGATCTCTTCCTCCTCAGTGTTGATAAGGATTTAAGTTATGGCGAAAGAAAAATGCTTGATACCGCAAAAAACCTTCTCGTCAAAGAGCTATCATTAGCGCAGGATACCGAGGAAGCTGCTGTCAGCAAGACCATCGATGCACTTTTTTCATAG
- the murA gene encoding UDP-N-acetylglucosamine 1-carboxyvinyltransferase, whose protein sequence is MEKLVIEGGVPLHGKVRISGAKNAALPLMAATLLTPGRHILRNVPDLRDTRTFIRLLENLGVRSERTGDLLVIDSTNLIHAEAPYDLVKTMRASVLVLGPLLARLGKAKVSLPGGCAIGARPINFHIMGLERLGVTCNLDGGYVDAHINGPMQGSVIYFDIPSVTGTENLLMAAVLAEGTTFIKNAAREPEIGNLIDMLNGMGARIEGRDTDRLTIHGVRNLTPADCAIIPDRIETGTYLIAIAATGGSGTVTHCNPGHLPSLLEKLRSAGLQITETQDTISIGWPSGLRELPTLNSVDIKTMPYPGYPTDLQAQYMALMTLGSDICVITETIFENRFMHVAELQRMGAKIRVDGHSAVVSGLGMKGLSGAPVMATDLRASSSLVIAGLAANGRTDISRIYHLERGYENLVDKLTGLGARVWKEQE, encoded by the coding sequence ATGGAAAAACTCGTTATTGAGGGCGGTGTGCCGTTACACGGAAAGGTACGAATCAGCGGGGCTAAGAACGCTGCACTGCCTTTGATGGCCGCGACCCTGCTGACGCCTGGGCGACATATTCTGCGCAATGTTCCCGATCTCCGGGATACTCGCACATTTATCCGGCTCCTGGAAAATCTCGGGGTTAGAAGTGAAAGGACCGGCGACCTCCTGGTCATTGATTCAACCAATCTCATCCATGCCGAGGCGCCATATGATTTGGTGAAAACCATGCGTGCCTCAGTGCTCGTATTGGGGCCGTTGCTAGCCAGGCTTGGCAAGGCCAAGGTCTCGTTACCGGGAGGTTGCGCTATCGGAGCGAGGCCAATAAATTTTCACATAATGGGCCTAGAACGCCTTGGGGTTACCTGCAATCTTGATGGTGGATACGTTGATGCTCACATTAATGGACCGATGCAGGGGAGTGTCATATACTTTGATATTCCCTCGGTGACTGGTACGGAAAACCTGCTAATGGCCGCTGTCCTGGCAGAGGGTACCACCTTCATCAAAAATGCCGCCCGTGAGCCTGAGATCGGCAATCTCATTGATATGTTGAATGGAATGGGGGCAAGAATTGAAGGGCGCGACACCGATAGGCTGACCATCCATGGCGTAAGGAACCTTACGCCTGCCGATTGTGCAATTATTCCTGACCGAATCGAGACCGGAACCTACCTTATAGCAATTGCTGCAACCGGCGGGTCAGGTACGGTAACTCACTGTAATCCCGGTCACCTGCCTTCACTCCTAGAAAAATTACGCAGTGCCGGGTTGCAGATCACTGAGACTCAAGACACCATCAGTATAGGCTGGCCTTCCGGTTTGAGAGAATTGCCAACTTTGAACAGCGTCGATATTAAAACCATGCCCTATCCCGGTTATCCGACCGATCTCCAGGCACAATATATGGCACTGATGACTCTAGGGTCAGACATTTGCGTAATCACCGAGACAATCTTTGAAAACCGTTTTATGCATGTGGCTGAGTTGCAAAGAATGGGGGCTAAGATCAGGGTTGACGGACATTCTGCGGTGGTTTCTGGTCTTGGCATGAAAGGGTTGAGCGGTGCACCGGTCATGGCAACTGACCTTCGAGCTAGTTCATCACTGGTTATTGCCGGGCTTGCGGCCAACGGGAGAACTGATATCTCGCGTATATATCATCTTGAGCGTGGTTATGAGAACCTTGTGGACAAACTCACTGGTCTTGGTGCCAGGGTGTGGAAAGAACAAGAGTGA